One window of uncultured Trichococcus sp. genomic DNA carries:
- the efp gene encoding elongation factor P, with product MISVNDFKTGLTIEIDGGLWKVVDFQHVKPGKGAAFVRSKLKNLRTGAVQEKTFRAGEKVGKAHIANRKMQYLYESAGAYVFMDTENYEQIELNAGQIEYELNYLKENMEVNILMYESETLGVDLPNTVILRVEETEPGIKGDTASGGSKPAKMETGLMVNVPFFVNADDMLIVNTTDGSYVSRA from the coding sequence ATGATTTCAGTAAATGATTTTAAGACAGGCCTGACGATCGAAATTGATGGAGGGTTATGGAAAGTTGTCGATTTCCAACACGTAAAGCCGGGTAAAGGCGCGGCATTCGTCCGTTCGAAATTGAAAAATCTTCGCACAGGGGCTGTACAGGAAAAGACTTTCCGTGCGGGTGAAAAAGTCGGAAAAGCGCATATCGCAAACCGCAAGATGCAGTATCTGTACGAGAGTGCCGGTGCGTATGTATTCATGGACACTGAAAACTATGAACAGATCGAATTGAATGCAGGACAAATCGAATATGAATTGAACTATCTGAAAGAAAACATGGAAGTCAACATCCTGATGTATGAATCAGAAACACTTGGCGTCGATCTTCCGAACACAGTAATTCTGCGTGTGGAAGAAACTGAGCCAGGCATCAAGGGCGATACAGCTTCAGGCGGATCAAAACCTGCCAAAATGGAAACAGGCTTGATGGTGAACGTGCCATTCTTCGTGAATGCGGATGATATGCTGATCGTCAACACAACGGACGGTTCTTACGTATCCCGCGCATAA
- a CDS encoding Asp23/Gls24 family envelope stress response protein — protein MMEETNIPLANGPAPLGEIEIAPEVIEVIAGIAANEVDGVYAMQGSFKTGVNELLGRTAHNKGVHLTVDENGLVVDVYCYIKYGASVPKVALDMQEKVKEQVLYMSNLEVSQVNVHVVGLVAPKSEDNAYLDLDTELGENA, from the coding sequence ATGATGGAAGAAACAAACATTCCTTTAGCAAACGGTCCGGCTCCGCTGGGAGAGATTGAAATTGCTCCTGAAGTGATTGAAGTGATCGCTGGTATTGCAGCGAATGAAGTAGACGGTGTTTATGCGATGCAAGGGTCTTTCAAGACCGGCGTCAATGAATTATTGGGACGCACCGCCCACAACAAAGGTGTACATTTGACGGTAGATGAAAATGGTTTGGTGGTCGATGTGTATTGTTACATCAAATACGGGGCTTCCGTACCGAAAGTCGCTTTGGATATGCAAGAAAAAGTGAAGGAACAAGTCCTATACATGAGCAATCTTGAAGTGTCGCAAGTGAACGTCCACGTGGTCGGCCTTGTCGCGCCGAAATCCGAAGACAACGCCTATCTTGATTTGGATACAGAATTGGGGGAGAATGCGTGA
- a CDS encoding Xaa-Pro peptidase family protein, which produces MSRVSKLQDAIKAKKMDAMLVTSQYNLRYVSNFTGTTGLAVITQEEAFFVTDFRYTQQAASQAQGFQIIQNKGPIFEEVKKIAEAKGLASMGFEDAIMSFRSVEDLEDLVTCDLVPASGIIEELREVKDEEEIKTIKMACEIADAGFMFILDHIRPGVSEIEIANRLDFHMRGLGASGVSFETIVASGIRSAMPHGVASPKLIEKGDFVTLDFGCYYNGYVSDMTRTVSVGQPHVELKKIYEIVLAAQLRVNEAAKAGMTGIEVDSVSRDYITEQGYGEAFGHSNGHGIGLEIHEGPNTSQKAGKVLVPGNVITNEPGIYLAGLGGVRIEDDLVIRDNGNEILTHSPKELIIL; this is translated from the coding sequence ATGAGTAGAGTCTCAAAATTGCAGGATGCCATCAAAGCGAAGAAGATGGATGCAATGCTGGTGACAAGTCAATATAACTTACGTTATGTTTCCAATTTTACGGGTACGACCGGTCTGGCGGTCATCACCCAAGAGGAAGCTTTTTTTGTGACTGACTTCCGTTATACCCAACAGGCTGCTTCGCAGGCACAGGGTTTTCAGATTATTCAGAATAAAGGGCCGATATTCGAAGAAGTGAAAAAGATAGCGGAAGCAAAGGGCCTTGCATCAATGGGTTTCGAAGACGCCATCATGTCCTTCCGCAGTGTCGAGGACTTGGAGGATTTGGTGACGTGCGATCTGGTTCCTGCTTCAGGCATCATCGAGGAATTGCGTGAAGTCAAAGATGAAGAGGAAATCAAGACAATCAAGATGGCTTGTGAAATAGCGGATGCGGGCTTCATGTTCATCCTTGACCATATCCGTCCAGGAGTTTCGGAAATAGAAATCGCCAACCGCCTGGATTTCCACATGCGCGGATTGGGTGCGAGCGGCGTTTCTTTCGAAACGATTGTCGCCAGCGGCATCCGTTCCGCCATGCCGCATGGTGTGGCCAGTCCGAAGCTGATCGAAAAAGGCGACTTTGTAACGCTGGATTTCGGTTGTTATTACAACGGCTATGTTTCGGATATGACCCGCACGGTATCGGTTGGACAACCCCATGTTGAATTGAAGAAAATCTACGAGATTGTTCTGGCTGCCCAACTGCGCGTGAATGAGGCAGCAAAAGCGGGCATGACCGGAATCGAAGTCGACAGTGTCTCACGTGATTACATTACGGAACAAGGCTATGGGGAAGCGTTCGGACACTCCAACGGGCATGGAATCGGCTTGGAGATACACGAGGGTCCGAACACATCGCAAAAAGCCGGAAAAGTGCTTGTGCCGGGAAATGTCATCACAAATGAACCGGGCATTTATCTTGCAGGTCTGGGCGGCGTCCGGATTGAGGACGATCTTGTGATCCGGGATAACGGCAACGAGATTTTGACGCATTCTCCAAAAGAATTGATTATTTTATAA
- the nusB gene encoding transcription antitermination factor NusB, translating into MSTSRLTRREIREKALQALFQLKTNEELTPEEAIKQALLSDSEEWNSEEDVEIQDYPYLITLVHGVLDNQAAIDEAIQPYLKNWSVGRLAKADALIMQIAAYEMLLGDTEQVPQRVALNEAIEISKLYCDEQSSKFINGVLSNLIPKTENP; encoded by the coding sequence GTGAGCACTTCCCGTTTAACCAGAAGAGAAATCAGGGAAAAGGCGCTCCAAGCTCTTTTCCAATTGAAAACGAACGAAGAATTGACCCCTGAAGAAGCCATCAAGCAAGCGCTGTTGAGCGATTCAGAGGAATGGAACAGCGAAGAGGACGTCGAGATCCAGGACTATCCTTATTTGATCACCTTAGTGCATGGCGTGTTGGATAATCAAGCAGCGATCGATGAAGCGATCCAGCCTTACCTGAAGAACTGGAGTGTCGGCAGATTAGCCAAAGCAGATGCTTTGATCATGCAGATCGCTGCCTATGAAATGCTCTTGGGTGATACGGAACAAGTACCTCAAAGGGTAGCGTTGAATGAAGCCATCGAAATTTCAAAGCTTTATTGCGATGAACAATCGAGCAAATTCATCAATGGCGTATTGTCCAATCTCATTCCCAAAACGGAAAATCCTTAA